Within Sorangiineae bacterium MSr11367, the genomic segment TCTTCTCGCGGTCACGCACACGCACGGCACGCCGGGAGGATATGCCGATTACAGTTTGTACAACATCGTGACCTTCGGCTTTCACCAGCAGACGTTCCAGGCGCTGGTCGACGGTGTGGTGGAATCGATCGATCGCGCCCATGCCGACTTGGCGCCGGGGACCCTGGCCCTGGGGCGCGGGGAGCTCAACGACGCCAGCGCCAATCGATCGCGCCTGGCCTTCGATCGTCTCCCGTCGGGTGAAAAATCGCTATTCCCCAATGCGATCGACCCCACGAGCCTCGTGTTGCGGTTCGATCGCGGCGGCAGCCCGGTGGGCGCGCTCAATTGGTTCCCCACGCACGGCACCAGCATGACCGGCGACAATGGCTTCATCACCGGCGACAACAAAGGATACGCCGCTCTCCACTGGGAGCGTGACGTCAATGGGGTGAACTACCGCAGTGGGGGGGCGAGCTTCGTGGCCGCCTTTGCGCAGACGAACGCCGGCGACATGAGCCCGAACCTCGACTTGAAGCCGGGCACGGGGCCCACGAGCGACCAATTCGTCAACACGCGCATCATCGGCACCCGGCAGTACCAAACGGCGCGCGCGGCCTTCGATCAGCCGTCCGAAGCCATTGGCGGAAGCATCGATTACCGCCTTTCGTACGTCGAAATGGAGAAGTTGACGGTGGGGCCCGAATTCACCGGCGACGGCCAATCGCACACCACGTGCGGGGCCACGTTGGGGGCCGCCTTTGCCGCGGGAAGCACGGAGGACGGGCCCGGGCCGGAAATCTTCAAGGAGGGCGTGGGCAACAATCCGCTCATCGAGACGGTGACCAAGGCGCGCTACAAGGCCTCGGACGAACTGCGGCGGTGCCAAGCGCCCAAGGACATTTTGCTCGACACCGGCGCTTTGAATTTCACCGCGAAGATCCTGCCCATTCAATTGGTGCGCATTGGGCAGATTTACGTGGTCTCGCTGCCCTTCGAGCCCACCATCGTCGCCGGGTTGCGTTTGCGCCGCACGGTGGCGCAGCGGCTGGGGATCGACGCGAAGAACGTGGTCGTTGCCGGATACGCCAATGACTATGCCGGGTACCTCACGACGCCCGAGGAGTACGATCAGCAGGACTACGAAGGTGGCCACACCATGTATGGGCGCTGGCAGCTTCCGGCCGCCCTGCAAGAGGTCTCTCGCCTGGCCGACGATTTGAAGGCCGGTCGCCCGAGCGTGGCGGGGCCCAATCCGCCCGGGCCGGGGGGGCGCGAGGCGTTTCAGGCGGGCGTGGTGTTCGATGCGCCGGCCATTGGCTACAACTACGGCGACGTCGTGACGCAGCCCAATGCGAGCTATGCCCGCGGGCAGCAGGTGAGCGTGGTCTTCGACGGCGCGCACCCGAAGAACAACCTGCACCGGGGCGGTACCTTCCTCGAGGTGCAGCGCAAGGTGGGCAGCGGCTGGCAGACCGTGGCCGACGACGGCGATTGGTCGACCAAGTACCATTGGGAGCGGTGGGGCGTGGCCGCATCGCGCGTGACCATCACCTGGGACGTACCGGCCGATGCGGAGGCGGGGACGTACCGCATTCTCTACCAAGGCGATGCCAAGGAAATCGGTGGAACCATTACTCCGATTTCAGGCACCTCGCGCGAGTTCGCCGTTTCGCCTTAGCTCGCCGCTTCTCCCGGAGTTCTGCCGAGGGCGCGAGCCTTGACCGTCGAAGTATTGTCGTTATATTACGACAATACTTCGTGCGTACGGTCGGGAGCATGAACGCCAAAGAAGAGCAAAAGGAACGGTCCCACGAAACGATCCTCGAGTCGGCCAGCCGGCTCTTGCGGGAAAAGGGGATTGCGGGCGCCCGCGTCGCCGAGGTCATGAAGGGCGCCGGACTCACCGTGGGCGGCTTCTATGCTCACTTCGATTCGAAGGAGGCGCTCATCGAAGCGGCGCTGCGGCGCACGGCCGCGGGCATGCGGCGGCGCCTCTTCACGAAGCTGGAGGACAAGCCTCCGGCGGACCGTGCGGAGGTCGTGCTCAAGCGCTACCTCTCGGTCGCGCACCGTGATGCGGCGACGGAGGGCTGCCCGTTTCCCGCGGTGGTCGGAGAAATTGCAACCACCGCACCCGAGCACGGGGAAATTCTGAGCCAGCAAGTGGAGGCGTTGGTTGGCGAGTTGGAGGCGCATCTGCCGCCGGCGGGGCCACTCTCCCGGCGGCACCTCGCGATCGCCCTGGTGGCCCTCATGACGGGGGGACTCAGCCTCGCCCGCGCGCTGCGCAGCACCGAGCTTTCCGACGAAGTGCTGCGCGCATGCCGAGCACTCGGCGCCTTCGCGGCGCGGGCAACCGCGGCTTAAGGAGGCGAGAACTTCACAGGAAGACGGGAAGTTTTGGAGTTTTCAATCCGCCCAGTGGGCCCATTGGCAACCAACAAAAAAGCGTTCCACGCTGCCGCGCGCCGATAGCCCTTCCCGTCTTCCCGTCTTCCTGTGAAATTTCTCGAGCCGTTTCCTCTACGTAGTCGCGTTGTCACGCGCCGCGTTGGCGGGCGCGGAAGGCGCGGGCTTTCGCGGCACCGCCGCAGGTGCGCATTTCGCACCAGCGGCGCAGATGGTTGCGGCTGGTGTCGACGAAGAGCCAGCCGCAGGCATCCCCCTCGCACTCGCGCAGCGCGTGAAGGCGTCGCCGCGAGCGCACGAAGGCGAGCGCCGACCACGTGACCCGCTCCAGGACGCCGCAGCCAGCCGCGTCCTCCGGCCACACGAGGGCCAGGCGCGGTTTCGTGGAACTCGCGGAACGCGGCGAGAGCTGCGCCGCTGATAGGGTGCGCTTGGCCTCGCGCTCGAAGGCGCGAAGCGCGGGCTCGGGCGGCTCCTGCCCGTGTGCAAGGGGCACGAGCACGCGGCGCAAAACGAGGCGCAGGCGCTTCGTGTCGTTCATCAGCGATGCGGGCGGGCTCGCGGCAAGGGCACGAGCCTCGGGAATTTTCGCTTCGCGTGCCCAGGTGGCGAGCGCCCCGGCATCCGTCAACCGGTCGTTGATCTCCGCGTCCCCGTTCCACGAGGACGTGTTCACGAAATCGAGACAGAGGGCTCCACCGACGAACGTAAACATCACGCCCGCCAGTCTACTTCGACGGCGCCAGTCCGAGCTCGCTCATCGCCACGCGGTAGATGTCGCCCTTCTTGCCATCGCCGATGCCGGTCACGGCGCGTTCGTCGCGCGGGTCGTCGAAGCGCTCGCCGAGGGGACCCTGGTAGGGCCGCGTGCTGCTGAAATAGAGCCACTTCCCGTCGGGGGTGACGCTTTGATTGAACTCGCGGGCGGGCGTGTTCAGCGCACGGAGTGGACGCGCCTTCTCCCACGCGCCGTCGATGCGGCGGCTCACGTAGAGGTCGTAGCTGCCGACGGAGTCGGGGCGCCGGAGGGCGCTGAAGATCATGTAGCTCTCATCGGGTGCGATCCACGGCTCGACCTCGTGGCCCTGCGTGTTGATCGCCTCGCCGAGGTTCTCCGGTTCGAGGTAGCTGCCGTTGGCACGCCGCGCGACCCAGAGATCCGAGCCACCGCGGCCGCCGGCGCGCTCGCCGCCGAAGTACAGATTGCCATTGGCCGCAACCATGGGCGACCAATGATCGACCTTGGCATCGTTGAACGGCGCCGCGAGGCGCTGGGCCTCGCCCCACGCGCCGTCGGCCTGGCGCTCGGCGAACCAGATGTCGAAGGTGGGCCGCACGGGATCGGCGGTGCGGCCGGACAACGGCCGGTTCGAAATGAAGAAGACCGTTTTGCCGTCGGGGGAAATGTGCGGGTCGGCGTTGCTGCCCTGGGTGGCGAAACGCGGTTTGACGGGTGACGACCAACGCCCCGCCGGATCGCGACGGGTCTCGAAGATGTCGAAGGCTTCGAAGGCGTCGTCGGCGCGGCAATGAAAAACGTTGGTTTGGTCCGGGGAGAAGGCCAAGAAGAAGTCCCACGCGCCGGTGGTGAAGAGCCCCGCTCCGTACAGCTCGGGCCCTTTGTTCGCGGGGGCCGATGACGGTCCCGGAGGCGGCGAAGCGTGGCACGCGCCAAGAAAGAAGGGGAGGGCAACGTAACCTATGAAACGACGCATACTGGTGACGTACGGGATCGGGCCCGCGCTGTCAACGCAGGGCGGCAGCGATCGCGATCCAGATGATCAGCGATCGGACGGATCATGAGCGGTTTGCGCGAATTGATACCGGTGTCAATTGGAATGGCCGGTGCATCCATGAGCGCCCGAGGAGGCATCGATGCGAAATCCGTTGTGGCTAGGGGCGCTGCTCGTGGCGGCGTCGTTTTGGAACTGTGCGCCGGCGGAGAGCGACGACGGCGCCGTCGAGGAAACCCGCGAGGCTCCGCTCGCACCGGCCGTGTTCACGCACCCCGGTGTCTTGGTGAGTCGTCAGCAACTGGACTTCGTGCGGCAGCAGGTGAACGCAGGCGCGCAGCCCTGGGCGAACGCCTATTCGCAAATGCTCTCGCACTCGCTGGCCTCGCAGTCGCGGACGCCGCACCCGCGGTCCGTGGTGGAATGCGGCCCGTATTCCAACCCGAACCTCGGCTGCACGGACGAACGCCAGGACGCATTGGCCGCCTATGCCAATGCCCTCGCTTGGTACGTCTCGCGTGACACCCGATATGCGAACAAGGCCATCTCCCTCATGGACGCCTGGTCGTCCACGATTACCGATCATACGAACAGCAATGCTCCGCTGCAGACGGCATGGTCCGGGGCAGGCTGGTCGCGGGCCGCGGAGATCATCCGGCATACCGGGGCGGGCTGGTCACAGGCCGGCATCAACCGATTTGCCACCATGTTGCGCAACGTGTACTTGCCGGAAATCATCAACGGGCGACCCAGCACCAATGGCAATTGGGAAGCGACCATGATGGAAGCCGCCATCGGCATCGCGGTCTTCCTCGAGGATCGCACGGCCTACGATCGCGCGGTGAGCATCTTCCGCACGCGCGTGCCCGCGTACATCTATCTTGCCTCCGACGGCGCTTTGCCCAAGGCGCCGCCGAACAGCGGCATCGACACCCGGCAAGAGATCATCAACTATTGGCAGGGGCAATCGACGTTCGTCGATGGCCTGTCGCAGGAGACGTGCCGCGATTTCACCCATACCGGCTACGGGCTCGCATCCATTGCCAACTTTGCCGAAACGACGCGCCACCAAGGGCAAGATCTTTATCCCGAGATCCAGGATCGCTTGCGACAAGCAATGGGCTTTCATGCCAAGTACGACTTGGGGGAGGCGCCTCCGTCGTGGCTCTGCGGCGGCACGATCCATCGCGGATTGGGGCCCATTTTCGAGGTGGGCTTCAATGCCTTGCACAACCGGCTTGGCTTCGACATGCCCAATACGCAACGCTATGTGGAGGGGCGCAGGCCGTCGGGAACGAATGTGCTCTTCGTGGGTTGGGAAACGTTGACTCACGCCAACAACCCGTACTGAACGACCTGGGGACGCATGCGGGCCGACCGCACGGGCTAGCGACGTGATAGGAGACACGTCGTGCATCGGCTCGGGATGAAATTGGCCACAGCGGCCGCAGGGGTTCTGCTGGCCTTCGACGCGAACGCGGCGCCAGGCTCGGAGGTCCCGTTGCACGTGCAGTTCGCGCCGGACAGCGCATGCCTCGACGACGACGCACTGGCGCGGGAGCTGCGCGCGCGCGGGCTTCGCCCCGCCGAGCCGGGGGAAACATCGCGGGCCGATGTCAAAGTGCAGGCCCGTCCCACGGGACCTGGCTACGAAGCAACCATGGTGCTGATGACGCCAGGCGATGCACCCGCCGTGCGGGTCCTCGCCGCGGCGTCGTGCGAAGAGGTGTGGAGCTCGTTCGCGCTGACGCTCGCCTTGGCGCTCGCGCAGCTTCCCGACGCACCCGTGGAGGTCAAGCCGCCGGCGCCCGAGCCCCCGCCGCCACCCGCGCCCGTGCCCGCCCCGGAGAAAAAGCTGCTCTTCGATGTGGGCGCGCTCACGCGGGTGAATTTCGGCGTGACGCCGAACGCGGCGATCTCCATCGGCCTGGCCGGCGACGTCGAGTTCCGCCGCGACAAGGGGATGCATGCCTACCGCGCCCGCTTCGGGATTTTCACCGTCCCCGCGTCGATGTCGTCGAAGGGCAAGTACGCCCTGCAGGCGGTCGAACTCGGGTTCTGCCCGCTGCGGTTTGCCTCGCCCGAGGTGGTGCATTCCCCCGTGGTCCTGCGCCCCTGTGGCACACTCGAAGTCGGGCGCTTGCAAGGCGCCGCGGAAGGGCAGGCGTCCGGGGAGCTCGGGTCCAGCCTGTGGATGGTCCTCAAAGCCGGCGCATCCGCCCGCTGGATGCCCACGCGTCCGCTTTTCATCGAGGTCGAGGCCGCCCTGGGGCTACCGATTGCCCGTCCAGCCTTCTCGTACGGTGGCAATGTAATATTCGAAACACCTTGGATTATCGGTCATGCTGGGATCTTCGCGGGACTTCTCTTTCCGTGATCCGGGGGCGTCGATGACGGACACATTGTCTTCAAGATCCGTGTCGCAAGCCGTTCTCCACGCCGACTATCCAGGGGATTCCGAGTCGCTCGATCCCGACCTGCTCGATCCCGACGCCTTCGAGGGCGAATCGAGCGATGGGCCGGGCCAGCCCATGGACCCCGTGCGCGTCGCCCGCCTCGTGCAAGCGCACCACGCCTTCGTGTGGCGCTCGCTCCGCCGGCTCGGGGTGATCGCGAGTGACGTGGACGATGCGACGCAGAAGGTGTTCCTCGCGGTCACGCGCAAGTGTGCCGGTGTACCGCCGCATCGGGAGCGCTCCTTCCTATTTGCGACCGCCGTGCGCATCGCCGCGAACGAGCGTCGCGCCCAGAGCCGCAAGCGCTACGCTGGCGCGGAGGATCTCGATGTTTACGGAGGCGAGGGGCCGAGTCCTGAACAAACCACCGCCGATCGGGCACTCCTCGACAAGATCCTGGCGCCGCTGCCGCTGAACCTTCGCAGCGTTTTCATTCTTTTCGAGCTCGAGCAAATGACGAAGCAGGAAATTGCAGCCGTGCTCGACCTCCCCGAAGGGACCGTCGCCTCCCGTTTGCGGCGCGCCCGCGAGCTGGTGGAGGCGACGATTGTGCGTCTGCGCGCGCAGAACGGGCGAGATGGGCGAGGTGCAACATGAGCGACTTTCGACGCTTGCGTGAACTGCACGAGGACGACGCCATCGGCGCCGCGTTCCGCTCGGCCGATATGGACGGCCCCGAGACGGGGGCCGACACGAAGCTGCTCGCCGCGCTCGGCGTGGGTGTTTCGGCCATCGCCATGGCCGCCGCCACCGCGCCAGCCGCGACGACGGCGGCCGCGGGGGCTGCCGGTGCGGCAGGTACCGCCGGTGCGGCGGGTGGGTCGGGGCTCTTGGCCAAAGTGGGCGGCGGTTCGCTGCTCGCGAAGTGGGTCGCGGGTTCGGTGCTGGTCGTGTCCACGTCGGTGGTGGGGACCATGCTGGTCGAGTCGCCGAAGAAGGCGCCGGCGACCACCGCCGTGGCCTCTGCCCCGGCATCGCCCAAGGTGCAGGTGGCGTCACCGCCGCGCACCGCGGAGCCGGTCGTGCCCGCGGTCGAAGAGCCGGCCCCCGCGCCCCCGGCGGTGGAGGAAGCTTTGCCGGCGCCGGTGGTGACGCCCCCGCGCGTGCGCTCGGCGGCGCGTCCTGCCTCGAGTCCCCGAGAGGCTCCGATGGTCGAGTTGCCCAAGCCTGCCACGGCGCAAGCCGAGGCGGCGCCGTCCGCGTCGGCGGAGGGGCAAGACCCCGCCGCTCTGGAGCAGGCGCGCGGGATGATGGCCTCGGCACGGTCGCTCGCACCGGAGTTGAGCGAGTTGGATCACGTGCGCTCCTTGCTCGCGGCGGGCCGCGCATCGAACGCGCTGGATGCCGTCGATAGGTACCGGCGCGCCTTTCCGAAGGGCATTCTCA encodes:
- a CDS encoding neutral/alkaline ceramidase, encoding MVLATLMVAPASLAFGCSVDASSTADGKSESAATLDEPYLVGRGIADITGEAAEGHGANYGRLDQSTVGIHIRQRSRAFIVADRTTGKRVVLVTADAGSMYASVRQAVLAKLNAKYGSTYNERNILLAVTHTHGTPGGYADYSLYNIVTFGFHQQTFQALVDGVVESIDRAHADLAPGTLALGRGELNDASANRSRLAFDRLPSGEKSLFPNAIDPTSLVLRFDRGGSPVGALNWFPTHGTSMTGDNGFITGDNKGYAALHWERDVNGVNYRSGGASFVAAFAQTNAGDMSPNLDLKPGTGPTSDQFVNTRIIGTRQYQTARAAFDQPSEAIGGSIDYRLSYVEMEKLTVGPEFTGDGQSHTTCGATLGAAFAAGSTEDGPGPEIFKEGVGNNPLIETVTKARYKASDELRRCQAPKDILLDTGALNFTAKILPIQLVRIGQIYVVSLPFEPTIVAGLRLRRTVAQRLGIDAKNVVVAGYANDYAGYLTTPEEYDQQDYEGGHTMYGRWQLPAALQEVSRLADDLKAGRPSVAGPNPPGPGGREAFQAGVVFDAPAIGYNYGDVVTQPNASYARGQQVSVVFDGAHPKNNLHRGGTFLEVQRKVGSGWQTVADDGDWSTKYHWERWGVAASRVTITWDVPADAEAGTYRILYQGDAKEIGGTITPISGTSREFAVSP
- a CDS encoding TetR/AcrR family transcriptional regulator; protein product: MNAKEEQKERSHETILESASRLLREKGIAGARVAEVMKGAGLTVGGFYAHFDSKEALIEAALRRTAAGMRRRLFTKLEDKPPADRAEVVLKRYLSVAHRDAATEGCPFPAVVGEIATTAPEHGEILSQQVEALVGELEAHLPPAGPLSRRHLAIALVALMTGGLSLARALRSTELSDEVLRACRALGAFAARATAA
- a CDS encoding CGNR zinc finger domain-containing protein; this encodes MFTFVGGALCLDFVNTSSWNGDAEINDRLTDAGALATWAREAKIPEARALAASPPASLMNDTKRLRLVLRRVLVPLAHGQEPPEPALRAFEREAKRTLSAAQLSPRSASSTKPRLALVWPEDAAGCGVLERVTWSALAFVRSRRRLHALRECEGDACGWLFVDTSRNHLRRWCEMRTCGGAAKARAFRARQRGA
- a CDS encoding Xaa-Pro aminopeptidase; its protein translation is MRRFIGYVALPFFLGACHASPPPGPSSAPANKGPELYGAGLFTTGAWDFFLAFSPDQTNVFHCRADDAFEAFDIFETRRDPAGRWSSPVKPRFATQGSNADPHISPDGKTVFFISNRPLSGRTADPVRPTFDIWFAERQADGAWGEAQRLAAPFNDAKVDHWSPMVAANGNLYFGGERAGGRGGSDLWVARRANGSYLEPENLGEAINTQGHEVEPWIAPDESYMIFSALRRPDSVGSYDLYVSRRIDGAWEKARPLRALNTPAREFNQSVTPDGKWLYFSSTRPYQGPLGERFDDPRDERAVTGIGDGKKGDIYRVAMSELGLAPSK
- a CDS encoding alginate lyase family protein, with amino-acid sequence MRNPLWLGALLVAASFWNCAPAESDDGAVEETREAPLAPAVFTHPGVLVSRQQLDFVRQQVNAGAQPWANAYSQMLSHSLASQSRTPHPRSVVECGPYSNPNLGCTDERQDALAAYANALAWYVSRDTRYANKAISLMDAWSSTITDHTNSNAPLQTAWSGAGWSRAAEIIRHTGAGWSQAGINRFATMLRNVYLPEIINGRPSTNGNWEATMMEAAIGIAVFLEDRTAYDRAVSIFRTRVPAYIYLASDGALPKAPPNSGIDTRQEIINYWQGQSTFVDGLSQETCRDFTHTGYGLASIANFAETTRHQGQDLYPEIQDRLRQAMGFHAKYDLGEAPPSWLCGGTIHRGLGPIFEVGFNALHNRLGFDMPNTQRYVEGRRPSGTNVLFVGWETLTHANNPY
- a CDS encoding sigma-70 family RNA polymerase sigma factor: MTDTLSSRSVSQAVLHADYPGDSESLDPDLLDPDAFEGESSDGPGQPMDPVRVARLVQAHHAFVWRSLRRLGVIASDVDDATQKVFLAVTRKCAGVPPHRERSFLFATAVRIAANERRAQSRKRYAGAEDLDVYGGEGPSPEQTTADRALLDKILAPLPLNLRSVFILFELEQMTKQEIAAVLDLPEGTVASRLRRARELVEATIVRLRAQNGRDGRGAT